Proteins encoded by one window of Pseudorca crassidens isolate mPseCra1 chromosome 3, mPseCra1.hap1, whole genome shotgun sequence:
- the LYL1 gene encoding protein lyl-1, protein MCPPEAQAEVGPTMTEKAKMVCAPSPVPAPPPKPASPGPPKAEEVGHRGSSPPRLPPGVPVISLGHTRPPGAAMATTELSTLRPPLLQLSTLGTAPAPLALHYHPHPFLNSLYIGPAGPFSIFPSSRLKRRPSHCELELAEGHQPQKVARRVFTNSRERWRQQNVNGAFAELRKLLPTHPPDRKLSKNEVLRLAMKYIGFLVRLLRDQAAALAAGSAPPGPRKRPAHRALDDGARRGPCRKAEVVARPQPAPPGGPDGSPGGAGRPIKTEKAAVSPEVR, encoded by the exons ATGTGCCCGCCCGAGGCCCAGGCAGAGGTGGGCCCCACCATGACCGAGAAGGCCAAGATGGTGTGTgcccccagcccagtgcctgccCCGCCCCCAAAGCCTGCCTCCCCTGGGCCCCCAAAGGCGGAGGAGGTGGGCCACAGAGGCTCCTCGCCACCCAGGCTGCCCCCTGGCGTGCCAGTGATCAGCCTGGGCCACACCAGGCCCCCAGGGGCAGCCATGGCCACCACGGAACTAAGCACCCTCCGTCCCCCGCTGCTGCAACTCTCCACCCTGGGAACCGCCCCAGCGCCCCTGGCCCTGCATTACCACCCTCACCCCTTCCTCAACAG CCTCTACATTGGGCCGGCAGGACCTTTCAGCATCTTCCCTAGCAGCCGGCTGAAGCGGAGACCAAGCCATTGTGAGCTGGAGCTGGCTGAGG GGCACCAGCCCCAGAAGGTGGCCCGGCGCGTGTTCACCAACAGTCGGGAGCGCTGGCGGCAGCAGAACGTGAACGGCGCCTTCGCCGAGCTCAGGAAACTGCTGCCAACGCACCCGCCCGACCGGAAGCTGAGCAAGAACGAGGTGCTCCGCCTGGCCATGAAATACATTGGCTTCCTGGTGCGGCTGCTGCGCGACCAGGCAGCGGCTCTGGCCGCAGGCTCCGCCCCTCCAGGGCCCCGCAAACGGCCGGCGCACCGAGCCCTGGACGACGGCGCCCGCCGCGGGCCTTGTCGCAAGGCCGAGGTGGTGGCGCGCCCGCAGCCCGCGCCCCCAGGCGGCCCCGATGGCAGCCCCGGTGGGGCGGGCCGACCCATCAAGACAGAAAAAGCGGCTGTGAGTCCGGAGGTGAGATGA
- the TRMT1 gene encoding tRNA (guanine(26)-N(2))-dimethyltransferase isoform X1, which produces MSRARIVLWLSLSLRSARSFSRARFMEGQPQGPPNPAATENGTEPCGEERPPEVQETTVTEGAAKIVFPSANEVFYNPVQEFNRDLTCAVITEFARIQLGAKGIQIKVPGEKDLQKVVVDLSEQEDDKAEVKEGANLAPGDQPRTAAVRDICEEGLRVLEGLAASGLRSIRFALEVPGLRSVVANDASARAVDLMRRNVQLNDVAHLVQPSQADARMLMYQHQKASERFDVIDLDPYGSPAPFLDAAVQAVSEGGLLCVTCTDMAVLAGNSGETCYSKYGAMALKSRACHEMALRIVLHSLDLHANCYQRFVVPLLSISADFYVRIFVRVFTGQAKVKASASKQALVFQCVGCGAFHLQRLGKAAGASGGRVKFSAACGPPVAPECEHCGQRHQLGGPMWAEPLHDLDFVGRVLEAVSANPGRFHTAERIRGVLSVVAEELLDVPLYYTLDQLSSTIRCSTPRLLQLRSALLHAGFRVSLSHACKNAVKTDAPSSVLWDIMRCWEKECPVKRERLSETSPAFRILSVEPRLQANFTIRDDANPSSRQRGLKRFQANPEANWGPRPRARPRGKAAGKAVEERRKLLQNKRKEPEEDLAQRAAQLKTFPCKRFKEGTCQRGEQCCYSHSPLTPKATAEATPTDCPEAPDQNPLGPGAAAGPGED; this is translated from the exons ATGTCCCGTGCGAGGATCGTTCTGTGGCTAAGCCTGAGTCTCCGCTCCGCCCGCAGCTTCTCTAGAGCCCGGTTTATGGAGGGGCAGCCCCAAGGGCCGCCAAATCCAGCGGCAACGGAGAATGGCACCGAGCCCTGCGGAGAAGAGCGCCCACCTGAGGTTCAGGAGACGACGGTCACTGAGGGGGCCGCCAAGATCGTCTTCCCCAGCGCAAACGAAGTTTTCTACAACCCAGTGCAGGAGTTCAACCGGGACCTGAC ATGTGCTGTGATTACCGAGTTTGCTCGCATTCAGCTTGGGGCCAAAGGAATCCAGA TCAAGGTGCCAGGTGAGAAGGATTTGCAAAAGGTGGTCGTGGACTTGTCGGAGCAAGAGGACGACAAGGCTGAAGTGAAAGAGGGTGCAAACCTGGCCCCGGGAGACCAACCTCGAACAGCTGCCGTGCGGGATATCTGCGAG GAAGGCCTGCGAGTGCTGGAAGGCCTGGCAGCCTCCGGCCTCCGTTCCATTCGCTTTGCGCTAGAGGTGCCTGGGCTCCGATCCGTGGTTGCCAATGATGCCTCTGCCCGAGCCGTGGATCTCATGCGCCGTAATGTGCAGCTCAACGATGTGGCCCACCTTGTACAGCCCAGTCAGGCGGATGCCCG GATGCTGATGTACCAGCATCAGAAGGCGTCGGAGCGGTTTGATGTCATTGACCTGGACCCCTATGGCAGCCCCGCCCCCTTCCTGGATGCAGCTGTGCAGGCTGTGAGTGAAGGAG GGCTGCTGTGTGTGACCTGCACAGACATGGCAGTGCTGGCGGGGAACAGTGGGGAGACATGCTACAGCAAGTACGGGGCCATGGCCCTCAAGAGCCGGGCCTGCCACGAGATG GCCCTGAGGATTGTCCTGCACAGCCTGGACCTCCACGCCAACTGCTACCAGCGCTTCGTGGTGCCCCTGCTCAGCATCAGCGCCGACTTCTACGTGCGCATTTTCGTTCGCGTCTTCACCGGCCAGGCCAAGGTCAAGGCCTCGGCCAG CAAGCAGGCGCTGGTGTTCCAGTGTGTGGGCTGCGGGGCGTTCCATCTCCAGCGCCTCGGGAAAGCAGCGGGAGCCTCCGGTGGCCG GGTCAAGTTCTCTGCAGCCTGCGGCCCCCCCGTGGCCCCAGAGTGTGAGCACTGTGGGCAGCGACACCAG CTTGGTGGCCCCATGTGGGCGGAGCCCCTCCACGACCTAGACTTCGTGGGCCGTGTCCTAGAGGCTGTGAGCGCCAACCCTGGCCGCTTCCACACCGCCGAGCGGATCCGCGGGGTCCTGAGCGTCGTCGCCGAG gagctcctggatgtaCCTCTCTACTACACGCTGGACCAGCTGAGCAGCACCATCCGCTGCAGCACACCCAGGCTCTTGCAGCTGAG GTCTGCCCTCCTCCATGCTGGCTTCCGGGTCTCCCTCTCCCATGCCTGTAAGAATGCCGTGAAGACGGACGCCCCCTCCTCAGTCCTCTGGGACATCATGCGCTGCTGG GAGAAGGAGTGTCCGGTGAAACGGGAGCGCCTGTCGGAGACCAGTCCGGCATTCCGCATTCTCAGTGTGGAGCCCAG GCTGCAGGCCAACTTCACCATCCGGGACGATGCCAACCCCAGCTCCCGCCAGCGAGGACTCAAGCGCTTCCAGGCCAACCCCGAGGCCAACTGGGGTCCCCGGCCCCGCGCCCGGCCACG AGGCAAGGCGGCAGGCAAAGCTGTGGAAGAGAGACGCAAGCTGCTCCAGAATAAGCGAAAGGAGCCGGAGGAGGACCTGGCCCAGCGGGCTGCCCAGCTCAAGACATTTCCCTGCAAGAGGTTCAAGGAG GGCACCTGCCAGCGTGGGGAGCAGTGCTGCTACTCGCATAGCCCCCTGACACCCAAGGCCACTGCTGAAGCCACCCCCACTGACTGTCCAGAGGCCCCCGATCAGAACCCCCTtgggcctggggctgctgctggTCCAGGCGAAGACTGA
- the TRMT1 gene encoding tRNA (guanine(26)-N(2))-dimethyltransferase isoform X2 — protein MEGQPQGPPNPAATENGTEPCGEERPPEVQETTVTEGAAKIVFPSANEVFYNPVQEFNRDLTCAVITEFARIQLGAKGIQIKVPGEKDLQKVVVDLSEQEDDKAEVKEGANLAPGDQPRTAAVRDICEEGLRVLEGLAASGLRSIRFALEVPGLRSVVANDASARAVDLMRRNVQLNDVAHLVQPSQADARMLMYQHQKASERFDVIDLDPYGSPAPFLDAAVQAVSEGGLLCVTCTDMAVLAGNSGETCYSKYGAMALKSRACHEMALRIVLHSLDLHANCYQRFVVPLLSISADFYVRIFVRVFTGQAKVKASASKQALVFQCVGCGAFHLQRLGKAAGASGGRVKFSAACGPPVAPECEHCGQRHQLGGPMWAEPLHDLDFVGRVLEAVSANPGRFHTAERIRGVLSVVAEELLDVPLYYTLDQLSSTIRCSTPRLLQLRSALLHAGFRVSLSHACKNAVKTDAPSSVLWDIMRCWEKECPVKRERLSETSPAFRILSVEPRLQANFTIRDDANPSSRQRGLKRFQANPEANWGPRPRARPRGKAAGKAVEERRKLLQNKRKEPEEDLAQRAAQLKTFPCKRFKEGTCQRGEQCCYSHSPLTPKATAEATPTDCPEAPDQNPLGPGAAAGPGED, from the exons ATGGAGGGGCAGCCCCAAGGGCCGCCAAATCCAGCGGCAACGGAGAATGGCACCGAGCCCTGCGGAGAAGAGCGCCCACCTGAGGTTCAGGAGACGACGGTCACTGAGGGGGCCGCCAAGATCGTCTTCCCCAGCGCAAACGAAGTTTTCTACAACCCAGTGCAGGAGTTCAACCGGGACCTGAC ATGTGCTGTGATTACCGAGTTTGCTCGCATTCAGCTTGGGGCCAAAGGAATCCAGA TCAAGGTGCCAGGTGAGAAGGATTTGCAAAAGGTGGTCGTGGACTTGTCGGAGCAAGAGGACGACAAGGCTGAAGTGAAAGAGGGTGCAAACCTGGCCCCGGGAGACCAACCTCGAACAGCTGCCGTGCGGGATATCTGCGAG GAAGGCCTGCGAGTGCTGGAAGGCCTGGCAGCCTCCGGCCTCCGTTCCATTCGCTTTGCGCTAGAGGTGCCTGGGCTCCGATCCGTGGTTGCCAATGATGCCTCTGCCCGAGCCGTGGATCTCATGCGCCGTAATGTGCAGCTCAACGATGTGGCCCACCTTGTACAGCCCAGTCAGGCGGATGCCCG GATGCTGATGTACCAGCATCAGAAGGCGTCGGAGCGGTTTGATGTCATTGACCTGGACCCCTATGGCAGCCCCGCCCCCTTCCTGGATGCAGCTGTGCAGGCTGTGAGTGAAGGAG GGCTGCTGTGTGTGACCTGCACAGACATGGCAGTGCTGGCGGGGAACAGTGGGGAGACATGCTACAGCAAGTACGGGGCCATGGCCCTCAAGAGCCGGGCCTGCCACGAGATG GCCCTGAGGATTGTCCTGCACAGCCTGGACCTCCACGCCAACTGCTACCAGCGCTTCGTGGTGCCCCTGCTCAGCATCAGCGCCGACTTCTACGTGCGCATTTTCGTTCGCGTCTTCACCGGCCAGGCCAAGGTCAAGGCCTCGGCCAG CAAGCAGGCGCTGGTGTTCCAGTGTGTGGGCTGCGGGGCGTTCCATCTCCAGCGCCTCGGGAAAGCAGCGGGAGCCTCCGGTGGCCG GGTCAAGTTCTCTGCAGCCTGCGGCCCCCCCGTGGCCCCAGAGTGTGAGCACTGTGGGCAGCGACACCAG CTTGGTGGCCCCATGTGGGCGGAGCCCCTCCACGACCTAGACTTCGTGGGCCGTGTCCTAGAGGCTGTGAGCGCCAACCCTGGCCGCTTCCACACCGCCGAGCGGATCCGCGGGGTCCTGAGCGTCGTCGCCGAG gagctcctggatgtaCCTCTCTACTACACGCTGGACCAGCTGAGCAGCACCATCCGCTGCAGCACACCCAGGCTCTTGCAGCTGAG GTCTGCCCTCCTCCATGCTGGCTTCCGGGTCTCCCTCTCCCATGCCTGTAAGAATGCCGTGAAGACGGACGCCCCCTCCTCAGTCCTCTGGGACATCATGCGCTGCTGG GAGAAGGAGTGTCCGGTGAAACGGGAGCGCCTGTCGGAGACCAGTCCGGCATTCCGCATTCTCAGTGTGGAGCCCAG GCTGCAGGCCAACTTCACCATCCGGGACGATGCCAACCCCAGCTCCCGCCAGCGAGGACTCAAGCGCTTCCAGGCCAACCCCGAGGCCAACTGGGGTCCCCGGCCCCGCGCCCGGCCACG AGGCAAGGCGGCAGGCAAAGCTGTGGAAGAGAGACGCAAGCTGCTCCAGAATAAGCGAAAGGAGCCGGAGGAGGACCTGGCCCAGCGGGCTGCCCAGCTCAAGACATTTCCCTGCAAGAGGTTCAAGGAG GGCACCTGCCAGCGTGGGGAGCAGTGCTGCTACTCGCATAGCCCCCTGACACCCAAGGCCACTGCTGAAGCCACCCCCACTGACTGTCCAGAGGCCCCCGATCAGAACCCCCTtgggcctggggctgctgctggTCCAGGCGAAGACTGA